One region of Chryseobacterium sp. SORGH_AS_0447 genomic DNA includes:
- a CDS encoding helix-turn-helix domain-containing protein — protein MMQSEEDQVYVRKQILRSIQDSMYVLEGKWKVSIISSLCCFNKRRFTDISNDITGISNRMLSKELKELETNNIVKRSILDTRPVTVQYELTEHGRTLQPIMKNLAEWGLLHRNEIIGNRPSNL, from the coding sequence TGATGCAATCAGAAGAAGACCAGGTATATGTACGTAAGCAAATATTGAGATCAATCCAAGACTCCATGTATGTGTTGGAAGGCAAATGGAAAGTTTCAATTATCTCTTCTCTCTGTTGTTTTAATAAAAGACGATTTACTGATATTTCAAATGATATCACAGGAATTTCAAATAGGATGTTAAGTAAGGAACTCAAAGAACTTGAGACGAATAATATAGTAAAGAGAAGTATCCTGGATACGCGACCAGTAACAGTGCAGTATGAGCTTACAGAACATGGCAGAACCCTTCAACCGATCATGAAAAATCTTGCAGAATGGGGATTGCTGCATCGCAATGAAATTATTGGTAATAGGCCAAGCAACCTATAA